The proteins below come from a single Burkholderia sp. FERM BP-3421 genomic window:
- the fabG gene encoding 3-oxoacyl-ACP reductase FabG has product MEKTLDKQVAIVTGASRGIGRAIALELARRGAMVIGTATSESGADAISAAFKEAGLEGRGAMLNVNDAAAAEALIEATVKEFGSLGVLVNNAGITQDQLAMRMKDDDWDAVLDTNLKSVFRLSRAVLRPMMKARGGRIINITSVVGSAGNPGQVNYAAAKAGVAGMTRALAREIGSRGITVNCVAPGFIDTDMTKALPDEQQAALKTQIPLGRLGSPDDIAHAVAFLASPQAGYITGTTLHVNGGMYMS; this is encoded by the coding sequence CTCGATAAACAGGTTGCGATCGTTACCGGCGCATCGCGCGGCATCGGCCGTGCGATCGCGCTCGAACTGGCGCGTCGCGGCGCGATGGTGATCGGCACCGCGACGAGCGAGTCGGGGGCCGACGCGATCAGCGCGGCATTCAAGGAAGCCGGTCTCGAAGGCCGCGGCGCGATGCTGAACGTCAACGACGCAGCCGCCGCCGAGGCGCTGATCGAGGCGACGGTCAAGGAATTCGGCTCGCTCGGCGTGCTCGTCAACAACGCGGGCATCACGCAGGACCAACTCGCGATGCGTATGAAGGACGACGACTGGGACGCGGTGCTCGACACCAACCTGAAGTCGGTGTTCCGCCTGTCGCGCGCGGTGCTGCGTCCGATGATGAAGGCGCGCGGCGGCCGGATCATCAACATCACGTCGGTGGTCGGCTCGGCCGGCAACCCGGGGCAGGTCAACTACGCGGCGGCGAAGGCCGGCGTGGCCGGCATGACCCGCGCGCTCGCGCGCGAGATCGGCAGCCGCGGCATCACGGTGAATTGCGTGGCGCCCGGCTTCATCGACACCGACATGACGAAGGCGCTGCCCGACGAACAGCAGGCGGCGCTCAAGACCCAGATTCCGCTCGGCCGCCTCGGCAGCCCGGACGACATCGCACACGCGGTCGCGTTCCTCGCGTCGCCGCAGGCCGGCTATATCACAGGCACGACATTGCATGTGAACGGCGGCATGTACATGTCGTAA
- the acpP gene encoding acyl carrier protein: protein MDNIEQRVKKIVAEQLGVAEGEIKNEASFVNDLGADSLDTVELVMALEDEFGMEIPDEEAEKITTVQQAIDYARANVKA, encoded by the coding sequence ATGGACAACATCGAACAACGCGTCAAGAAGATCGTCGCTGAACAACTGGGCGTCGCCGAAGGCGAAATCAAGAACGAAGCATCGTTCGTGAACGATCTGGGCGCGGACTCGCTCGACACCGTCGAACTGGTGATGGCACTGGAAGACGAGTTCGGCATGGAAATCCCGGACGAAGAGGCCGAGAAGATCACGACCGTGCAGCAAGCGATCGACTACGCTCGCGCGAACGTCAAGGCCTAA